One genomic window of Fusarium fujikuroi IMI 58289 draft genome, chromosome FFUJ_chr01 includes the following:
- a CDS encoding related to vacuolar ATP synthase subunit H: MSLDPPTYLASLQSNIRQRPIPWDGAVRAGTLTEEQYAKIRAVDKAKKPEQRKEIVSGDIDGYRVLFVGDDGKTSVLETAGKHANVIQYILVLLGDLLEAVPPLAKALFKTKEPYRHFLPLLNSTNAEDPIPLLTAHALTTLMALARDESSSTLQALPVILTYLSGLAKSNDAGLQDIAVQEYSSLLFAHVAREQFWNQRSETIAPLIKILQTAAGIGNGGSSSASLWSGNTATGSTGFGGSLGGGVGLQLLYHALLVIWQISFEAEEIGDELNDEYDIVLLYTHLLRLSPKEKTTRLILSTLYNLLEKNQKSLLPTAVLARLPALLENISGRHLTDPDLLEDLSKLKEMLEEYTKTKTTFDEYVAEVQSGHLRWSPPHRNTVFWAENARKILEFENGEIPRKLAEIMRQPWDNDKQVLAIACNDVGCLVKEVPEKRYQLEKVGLKRRIMELMQSDDENVRWESLRALGGWLKYSFEQQ; the protein is encoded by the exons ATGTCCCTCGACCCGCCAACGTACCTGGCCTCTCTCCAGAGCAACATCCGTCAGCGACCCATTCCCTGGGACGGTGCTGTCAGGGCCGGCACCCTCACCGAGGAGCAGTATGCCAAGATTCGAGCTGTAGAtaaggccaagaagcctgagCAAAGAAAGGAGATTGTGTCAGGGGATATTGATGGATATCGCGTCTTGTTTGTTGGCGACGATGGAAAGACGAGCGTTCTTGAGACGGCGGGAAAGCATGCGAATGTGATCCAGTACATCCTAGTGTTGCTTGGCGACCTTCTCGAGG CTGTTCCACCTCTAGCCAAGGCCCTCTTCAAGACAAAGGAGCCTTATCGACATTTTTTGCCTCTGCTTAACTCGACTAATGCCGAGGATCCTATTCCATTGCTTACTGCACATGCTCTTACCACACTCATGGCTCTTGCTCGAGACGAGTCCAGCTCTACCCTCCAGGCTCTGCCTGTGATTCTCACCTATCTCTCCGGCTTGGCCAAGAGCAACGATGCCGGTCTACAAGATATTGCTGTACAGGAGTATTCATCTCTGCTCTTTGCGCATGTCGCAAGAGAGCAATTCTGGAACCAGCGAAGCGAGACGATTGCGCCCCTGATCAAGATTCTTCAAACTGCAGCTGGGATCGGAAATGGAGGCAGCTCATCTGCTAGTCTCTGGAGCGGCAACACAGCTACCGGATCTACTGGCTTTGGGGGTTCTCTGGGTGGAGGGGTTGGTCTCCAGCTTCTCTACCATGCTCTCCTTGTTATCTGGCAGATAAgttttgaggctgaggagattgGTGATGAACTCAACGA CGAGTACGATATTGTCCTTCTTTACACTCACCTTCTACGATTATCACCCAAAGAAAAGACAACTCGTTTGATCCTTTCTACACTCTACAACCTTCTTGAGAAAAACCAGAAATCACTTCTACCTACCGCGGTTCTTGCTCGCCTTCCCGCTCTTCTCGAGAACATCAGTGGTCGCCATCTGACTGATCCCGACTTGCTGGAGGATCTttcaaagctcaaggaaaTGCTGGAAGAgtacaccaagaccaagaccacaTTCGACGAGTATGTTGCTGAGGTGCAGTCTGGTCACCTCCGATGGTCGCCCCCTCATCGAAACACAGTCTTCTGGGCTGAGAATGCCCGCAAGATTCTCGAGTTTGAGAACGGAGAGATTCCTCGGAAGCTGGCCGAGATCATGCGACAGCCCTGGGATAACGACAAGCAAGTGCTTGCCATTGCCTGCAACGACGTTGGATGTCTGGTGAAGGAGGTTCCCGAGAAGAGATATCAACTAGAGAAAGTTGGTCTCAAGAGAAGGATCATGGAACTGATGCAGTCGGATGACGAGAACGTGCGATGGGAGAGTCTCCGAGCTCTCGGAGGCTGGTTGAAGTACAGTTTTGAGCAACAGTGA